The Triticum dicoccoides isolate Atlit2015 ecotype Zavitan chromosome 6A, WEW_v2.0, whole genome shotgun sequence genome has a window encoding:
- the LOC119317026 gene encoding transcription termination factor MTERF5, chloroplastic-like isoform X2, giving the protein MTSLQAAPRLSLHLTPSEHRGRLLPPWRLVLSPSSCRLYTLISRQHPICNAQSYADDLLVASAQSSTTALSRLLAAEREEAKAVLSLFLRQKGLRSAVAARIANKSDGFIEHLSSKLQSAYRSRYAEGRELSTPEIRDALLPYLEALSKEHGDSLVEVVENFPDPFSAERESLSYSMILTPTSSNKQKAIARVSTPTSGGALPELVLYLLDYGMDHEEIKNVVRKFPAFAYYNVDRKIKPLVELLLELGVPRSGIPGIIRKRPQLCGISLTDNLKPMMAYMENIGVNKTQWSKVICRFPAFLTYSRQKVEITVSYLTELGVSKENIGKILTRCPHLMSYSVNDNLRPTADYFRSIGADAASLIQKCPQAFGLNIESKLKPITEFFLEREFSIEEIGIMVNRFGIIHTLSLQENLIPKYEYFLTMGYPRYELVKFPQYFGYSLEQRIKPRYAQMTGCGVRLILNQMLSVSETRFEEILQKKSGGF; this is encoded by the exons ATGACGAGCCTGCAGGCGGCCCCGCGACTCAGCCTCCACCTGACCCCGTCCGAACACCGTGGCCGGCTGCTTCCGCCGTGGAGGCTcgtcctctccccctcctcctgcAG GCTTTACACTCTCATTTCCAGACAACATCCCATTTGCAATGCACAATCAT ATGCTGATGATTTACTGGTGGCCAGTGCCCAAAGCTCCACAACTGCTCTCTCAAGGTTGCTTGCTGCAGAAAGAGAGGAAGCGAAAGCTGTGCTATCGCTGTTCTTAAGGCAGAAAGGTTTGAGAAGTGCGGTAGCTGCACGGATCGCCAACAAATCAGATGGATTCATTGAGCACCTGAGTTCAAAGCTCCAAAGTGCTTACAGATCTCGATATGCTGAAG GAAGGGAGCTGAGTACACCTGAGATCAGAGATGCTCTCCTTCCCTATCTAGAAGCTCTTTCTAAAGAACATGGGGATAGTTTGGTTGAAGTGGTGGAGAATTTCCCTGATCCTTTTTCCGCGGAAAGGGAGTCCTTGTCTTACTCAATGATACTTACACCAACGAGCTCAAATAAGCAGAAGGCAATTGCTCGAGTAAGCACACCAACCTCAGGGGGAGCCCTCCCGGAGTTAGTGCTCTACCTGCTGGACTATGGCATGGATCATGAGGAGATCAAGAATGTCGTGCGCAAGTTCCCAGCATTTGCGTACTACAACGTGGATCGCAAGATAAAGCCCCTGGTGGAGCTACTGCTTGAGCTTGGTGTGCCGAGGTCAGGCATACCTGGAATCATCAGGAAGAGGCCTCAGCTATGTGGAATCAGCTTGACAGATAATCTGAAACCTATGATGGCCTATATGGAGAATATTGGTGTCAACAAAACTCAGTGGAGCAAGGTGATATGCCGGTTCCCTGCATTTCTCACATATAGCAGGCAGAAGGTGGAGATAACTGTGAGCTACCTTACTGAACTAGGAGTTTCTAAGGAAAACATCGGCAAGATTCTCACACGATGTCCTCATCTCATGAGCTACAGTGTCAATGACAACCTCAGACCAACTGCTGACTACTTCCGGTCGATCGGCGCAGATGCTGCATCTCTTATTCAGAAATGTCCCCAGGCTTTTGGTTTGAACATAGAGTCAAAGCTGAAGCCAATCACAGAGTTTTTCCTGGAGAGAGAGTTCAGCATCGAGGAAATTGGCATTATGGTAAATAGATTTGGGATTATTCACACTCTCAGCTTGCAAGAAAATTTGATTCCCAAATATGAATATTTTCTGACGATGGGGTACCCAAGGTATGAACTCGTGAAATTTCCACAGTACTTTGGGTACAGTTTAGAGCAGAGGATAAAACCTCGGTATGCTCAGATGACTGGTTGTGGGGTGAGGTTGATTCTGAACCAGATGTTGTCAGTCTCAGAAACCAGATTTGAGGAAATTCTACAAAAGAAATCAG GTGGATTTTGA
- the LOC119317028 gene encoding pre-mRNA-splicing factor ISY1 homolog, producing MARNEEKAQSMLNRFITMKQEEKRKPRERRPYLASECRDLADADRWRGEILREIGVKVAEIQNEGLGEHRLRDLNDEINKLLRERSHWERRILELGGRDYSRSSNAALMTDLDGNIVAIPNPSGRGPGYRYFGAAKKLPGVRELFDKPPEVRKRRTRYEIHKRINAGYYGYYDDEDGVLEPLEAAAEKRMRDEVVTEWHRVERVRREAMKNVVSGEVAAAGGRGGEAATEVLFEEVEEEVEEERRLEEERMEREKGEEAGREFVAHVPLPDEKEIERMVLEQKKKELLSKYTSDTLQGEQKEAKEMLNVQR from the coding sequence ATGGCTCGTAACGAGGAGAAGGCGCAGTCCATGCTGAACCGCTTCATCACGATGAAGCAGGAGGAGAAGCGCAAGCCCCGCGAGCGCCGGCCGTACCTCGCCTCCGAGTGCCGGGACCTCGCCGACGCCGACCGCTGGCGTGGAGAGATCCTGCGCGAGATCGGCGTCAAGGTCGCCGAGATCCAGAACGAGGGCCTCGGGGAGCACCGCCTCCGAGACCTCAACGACGAGATCAACAAGCTCCTCCGCGAGCGCAGCCACTGGGAGCGCCGCATCCTCGAGCTCGGAGGCCGCGACTACTCTCGCAGCTCCAACGCCGCCCTCATGACCGACCTCGACGGTAACATCGTCGCCATCCCCAACCCCTCCGGCCGGGGCCCAGGCTACCGCTACTTTGGCGCTGCCAAGAAGCTCCCCGGCGTCCGTGAGCTATTTGATAAGCCACCTGAGGTCCGCAAGCGCCGCACCCGCTACGAGATCCACAAGCGCATCAATGCCGGGTACTATGGATACTATGACGACGAGGACGGTGTGCTTGAGCCCCTTGAGGCTGCTGCCGAGAAGCGCATGCGGGACGAGGTTGTCACGGAGTGGCACCGGGTGGAGCGTGTGCGGCGGGAGGCCATGAAGAATGTGGTGAGTGGCGAGGTGGCTGCAGCAGGTGGGCGTGGTGGGGAAGCTGCTACGGAGGTGCTGttcgaggaggtggaggaggaggttgaggaggagaGGAGGCTGGAGGAAGAGAGGATggaaagagagaagggggaagaggcTGGGAGGGAGTTTGTGGCACATGTGCCGCTCCCTGACGAGAAGGAGATTGAGCGGATGGTGCTAGAGCAGAAGAAGAAAGAGCTGCTCAGCAAGTACACAAGTGATACCCTGCAAGGCGAGCAGAAGGAGGCTAAGGAGATGCTCAATGTCCAACGCTAG
- the LOC119317026 gene encoding transcription termination factor MTERF5, chloroplastic-like isoform X1, whose amino-acid sequence MTSLQAAPRLSLHLTPSEHRGRLLPPWRLVLSPSSCRLYTLISRQHPICNAQSYADDLLVASAQSSTTALSRLLAAEREEAKAVLSLFLRQKGLRSAVAARIANKSDGFIEHLSSKLQSAYRSRYAEGRELSTPEIRDALLPYLEALSKEHGDSLVEVVENFPDPFSAERESLSYSMILTPTSSNKQKAIARVSTPTSGGALPELVLYLLDYGMDHEEIKNVVRKFPAFAYYNVDRKIKPLVELLLELGVPRSGIPGIIRKRPQLCGISLTDNLKPMMAYMENIGVNKTQWSKVICRFPAFLTYSRQKVEITVSYLTELGVSKENIGKILTRCPHLMSYSVNDNLRPTADYFRSIGADAASLIQKCPQAFGLNIESKLKPITEFFLEREFSIEEIGIMVNRFGIIHTLSLQENLIPKYEYFLTMGYPRYELVKFPQYFGYSLEQRIKPRYAQMTGCGVRLILNQMLSVSETRFEEILQKKSGGF is encoded by the exons ATGACGAGCCTGCAGGCGGCCCCGCGACTCAGCCTCCACCTGACCCCGTCCGAACACCGTGGCCGGCTGCTTCCGCCGTGGAGGCTcgtcctctccccctcctcctgcAG GCTTTACACTCTCATTTCCAGACAACATCCCATTTGCAATGCACAATCAT ATGCTGATGATTTACTGGTGGCCAGTGCCCAAAGCTCCACAACTGCTCTCTCAAGGTTGCTTGCTGCAGAAAGAGAGGAAGCGAAAGCTGTGCTATCGCTGTTCTTAAGGCAGAAAGGTTTGAGAAGTGCGGTAGCTGCACGGATCGCCAACAAATCAGATGGATTCATTGAGCACCTGAGTTCAAAGCTCCAAAGTGCTTACAGATCTCGATATGCTGAAG GAAGGGAGCTGAGTACACCTGAGATCAGAGATGCTCTCCTTCCCTATCTAGAAGCTCTTTCTAAAGAACATGGGGATAGTTTGGTTGAAGTGGTGGAGAATTTCCCTGATCCTTTTTCCGCGGAAAGGGAGTCCTTGTCTTACTCAATGATACTTACACCAACGAGCTCAAATAAGCAGAAGGCAATTGCTCGAGTAAGCACACCAACCTCAGGGGGAGCCCTCCCGGAGTTAGTGCTCTACCTGCTGGACTATGGCATGGATCATGAGGAGATCAAGAATGTCGTGCGCAAGTTCCCAGCATTTGCGTACTACAACGTGGATCGCAAGATAAAGCCCCTGGTGGAGCTACTGCTTGAGCTTGGTGTGCCGAGGTCAGGCATACCTGGAATCATCAGGAAGAGGCCTCAGCTATGTGGAATCAGCTTGACAGATAATCTGAAACCTATGATGGCCTATATGGAGAATATTGGTGTCAACAAAACTCAGTGGAGCAAGGTGATATGCCGGTTCCCTGCATTTCTCACATATAGCAGGCAGAAGGTGGAGATAACTGTGAGCTACCTTACTGAACTAGGAGTTTCTAAGGAAAACATCGGCAAGATTCTCACACGATGTCCTCATCTCATGAGCTACAGTGTCAATGACAACCTCAGACCAACTGCTGACTACTTCCGGTCGATCGGCGCAGATGCTGCATCTCTTATTCAGAAATGTCCCCAGGCTTTTGGTTTGAACATAGAGTCAAAGCTGAAGCCAATCACAGAGTTTTTCCTGGAGAGAGAGTTCAGCATCGAGGAAATTGGCATTATGGTAAATAGATTTGGGATTATTCACACTCTCAGCTTGCAAGAAAATTTGATTCCCAAATATGAATATTTTCTGACGATGGGGTACCCAAGGTATGAACTCGTGAAATTTCCACAGTACTTTGGGTACAGTTTAGAGCAGAGGATAAAACCTCGGTATGCTCAGATGACTGGTTGTGGGGTGAGGTTGATTCTGAACCAGATGTTGTCAGTCTCAGAAACCAG ATTTGAGGAAATTCTACAAAAGAAATCAGGTGGATTTTGA